Proteins found in one Deltaproteobacteria bacterium genomic segment:
- a CDS encoding cytidylate kinase-like family protein — protein MAIVTISRGSYSKGKEIAEKVAKELGYECVSRDILLEASEQFNIPEIKLVRALHDAPSVLGRFTFGKEKYVAFIEEAFLQHMQKDNIVYHGLAGHFFLKNVGHALKVRILADLEDRIRLEMEREKISEDEARHVLKKDDHERHKWAMALYGVDTTDPFQYDLVLHIGKMTVSDAVDIVCHTARLPHFQTTDESRRILANIVLASRAKVEIVKEWPPVSVCAENGVLFVDTKCRMQQEGEVVARIEEAARRVPGVKEVRVSTHPIV, from the coding sequence GTGGCCATAGTAACTATTTCACGCGGCTCTTATAGCAAAGGCAAGGAAATTGCCGAGAAGGTGGCCAAAGAGTTGGGCTATGAATGCGTGTCTCGTGATATTCTACTCGAGGCGTCCGAACAGTTCAACATTCCGGAAATAAAACTCGTGCGTGCGCTCCACGACGCTCCCTCCGTGCTAGGCCGGTTTACTTTTGGCAAAGAAAAATATGTGGCTTTTATAGAAGAGGCTTTCCTGCAACATATGCAAAAGGACAACATTGTCTACCACGGACTGGCCGGCCATTTTTTCCTGAAGAACGTAGGCCACGCGTTGAAAGTCCGTATTCTTGCCGATTTGGAAGACCGGATTCGGCTCGAAATGGAGCGAGAGAAGATCTCCGAAGACGAGGCACGGCATGTGCTCAAGAAAGATGATCACGAACGGCATAAATGGGCCATGGCTTTATATGGCGTTGATACGACGGATCCATTCCAATACGATCTGGTGCTTCATATCGGGAAAATGACGGTGTCCGACGCAGTGGACATCGTCTGCCACACCGCGAGGCTGCCTCATTTCCAGACCACGGACGAGTCCCGAAGGATTCTTGCCAACATCGTGCTGGCCTCTCGGGCAAAAGTGGAGATCGTGAAGGAATGGCCCCCAGTAAGCGTTTGCGCAGAGAACGGTGTCCTATTTGTGGACACCAAATGCAGGATGCAGCAGGAAGGAGAAGTCGTTGCAAGGATCGAGGAGGCGGCAAGACGTGTGCCCGGCGTGAAAGAGGTGCGCGTTTCGACCCACCCGATTGTTTAG
- a CDS encoding acyl-CoA/acyl-ACP dehydrogenase — MDLSFNEDQIEIARQARRFLDNECPMDKVRLLLEDEHGCTDELWSKMAEMGWMMLRIPESYDGMGLDLLDLCVVLIEMGRTALPGPFFSTVLLAAETLLETGSDHQKQAFLSRIASGDIRGTLALHEPAGGAVPGYVQMEARADGDGYILNGVKGFVPDAHGADFIICAARTMPGNDPAEGISLFLLNRETPGVSVNLLKTMDQGRKLCEVHFDKVRLPRQAVLGEVHRGWAPLRRVLQRAQVGLCAESVGGAQRAMEMAVEYAKIRHQFDQPIGSYQAIKHRCAQMLLEVEGSRSVLYWAAWAQDHGSSEEAELAASVAKTYCSETFRNVSAGAIQVLGGTGFTWEHDMHIYLKRAKANEVALGDPAYHREEVARLIGC; from the coding sequence ATGGACCTGAGCTTCAATGAAGACCAGATTGAAATCGCAAGGCAAGCCCGTCGGTTCCTGGACAACGAGTGCCCCATGGACAAGGTGAGGCTGCTCCTCGAGGATGAACATGGATGTACGGACGAGTTATGGTCCAAAATGGCGGAAATGGGATGGATGATGCTGAGGATCCCGGAATCCTACGATGGCATGGGCCTGGATCTTCTGGACCTCTGCGTTGTGCTCATAGAGATGGGCCGTACGGCGTTGCCGGGACCTTTCTTCTCGACAGTCCTCCTGGCTGCGGAGACGCTGTTGGAGACCGGGAGCGACCACCAAAAGCAGGCATTTCTGTCCCGAATAGCTTCGGGTGACATCCGGGGGACCCTGGCCCTGCACGAGCCGGCCGGAGGGGCGGTACCCGGATATGTTCAAATGGAAGCCCGGGCCGACGGTGATGGGTATATTCTGAATGGCGTCAAGGGGTTCGTGCCGGATGCCCACGGAGCCGATTTCATCATCTGCGCGGCCCGGACCATGCCCGGCAACGATCCTGCCGAAGGGATCTCTCTCTTCCTTTTGAATCGGGAGACACCGGGCGTTTCGGTGAATCTTCTGAAGACCATGGACCAAGGTCGAAAGCTTTGCGAGGTGCATTTTGACAAGGTCCGCCTGCCACGACAAGCCGTGCTGGGTGAGGTTCACCGGGGATGGGCGCCTTTACGCAGGGTGTTGCAGAGGGCTCAGGTAGGTTTGTGTGCGGAAAGTGTGGGCGGCGCTCAGCGGGCCATGGAGATGGCCGTCGAGTACGCGAAGATACGTCACCAGTTCGACCAGCCCATAGGAAGCTACCAGGCGATCAAGCACCGGTGCGCCCAGATGCTTCTCGAAGTCGAGGGCTCGCGATCCGTGTTATACTGGGCCGCTTGGGCCCAGGACCATGGAAGCTCCGAGGAGGCTGAACTCGCCGCTTCCGTTGCGAAAACGTATTGCTCGGAAACGTTCAGGAACGTTTCGGCGGGGGCCATCCAGGTGCTTGGTGGAACGGGCTTCACATGGGAGCATGATATGCACATCTACCTCAAACGGGCCAAGGCCAATGAGGTGGCCTTGGGGGACCCCGCCTACCATAGGGAAGAAGTGGCACGGCTCATCGGCTGCTGA